Proteins co-encoded in one Xiphophorus couchianus chromosome 3, X_couchianus-1.0, whole genome shotgun sequence genomic window:
- the LOC114141812 gene encoding zinc finger protein 2: protein MLEMYRKASEYTVEYEVGEDDEESVTQSDSDEKTSDSCETSENSDSEETALPPPIKNGETCSKCGRGPFRSVKRHLLYCRGVKDKFQCVLCKHYFFTKDALQEHHMPLYLCHSCGQVLPTKNSFSRHPCPRGVKSTLVLFCSESMPKACKICKSFFSSDKALSIHLTNVHSSEISTKQYIIADSSLLAGATSVQTQAAKRNLCVGQAHVDPATPTPVTQGSEAVASSTLSILALFENESQEWALMKRMNTGWRSKTPCHCRQCGAVFRQPSFAISHRYLHRGQRSYLCQCGRAFRHQLHLLRHCVQHAEALSYICVGCGDTFSGAKRLTRHINGKPWRGNQRGRTVKESENKKCRMPLMCDCGLVFLRPSAYIWHQLKNRTKRKNL, encoded by the coding sequence AAGGCATCTGAATACACTGTGGAATATGAAGTCGGTGAAGATGATGAGGAGAGTGTCACCCAAAGTGACTCTGATGAGAAGACGTCAGATTCTTGTGAAACCTCTGAAAACTCTGATTCTGAGGAAACTGCTCTACCTCCCCCCATCAAAAATGGAGAAACCTGCAGCAAGTGTGGTCGGGGACCTTTCAGATCGGTGAAGCGCCATTTGCTTTACTGCCGTGGGGTGAAGGACaagtttcagtgtgttttgtgCAAGCACTACTTTTTTACTAAGGACGCTCTACAGGAACATCACATGCCTCTGTATTTGTGTCACAGCTGTGGTCAGGTTCTCCCCACCAAGAACTCATTCAGCCGCCACCCGTGTCCCAGAGGAGTCAAATCCACTTTGGTGCTCTTCTGCTCCGAGTCGATGCCGAAAGCATGCAAAATATGCAAATCCTTTTTCTCGTCTGATAAAGCTTTGTCAATCCATCTGACCAACGTTCACTCATCTGAAATCAGCACCAAACAGTACATCATTGCTGATTCATCTTTGTTGGCAGGAGCCACAAGCGTCCAAACCCAGGCTGCTAAGAGGAATCTATGTGTTGGTCAGGCTCATGTAGATCCCGCCACCCCAACTCCAGTCACTCAGGGCTCCGAGGCAGTAGCTTCTTCAACGCTCTCCATTCTAGCCCTGTTTGAGAACGAGAGCCAAGAGTGGGCTCTGATGAAGCGGATGAACACAGGATGGCGCTCTAAAACACCCTGCCACTGCAGGCAGTGTGGCGCCGTCTTCCGACAACCCTCCTTCGCCATCAGCCACCGCTACCTCCATCGAGGCCAGCGCTCCTACCTCTGCCAGTGTGGCCGCGCGTTCAGGCACCAGCTGCACCTCCTGCGACACTGCGTTCAGCACGCTGAGGCCTTGAGCTACATCTGCGTCGGCTGCGGCGACACTTTCTCTGGAGCAAAACGTCTAACGCGCCACATAAACGGAAAACCATGGAGAGGAAATCAACGTGGACGGACAGTGAAAGaaagtgagaataaaaagtGCAGGATGCCCCTGATGTGTGACTGTGGACTGGTGTTTTTAAGGCCTTCGGCCTACATATGGCACCAACTTAAAAACCGAACTAAAAggaaaaacctttga